The DNA window AGTATGCAAAGCACGATACTCCGATCTGCTGGCACGCGAGGCAGTCTTGGTCGAGGCCTCTTGGTCAGATGCATTTACACTGCCGCAGCTCACATTCCAGCGAAAATCGCAGCTAAGGGAGAACCgcttctgcagctcctcgggCACCTTTCGACGGTTTCTGCGGGCGGAAATTGCTGAACACGAGCGATATATGGCTCCCGAGTGTTATCTAACTCCATGATTTAGCGTGGCGGAGAAGCGGAGGAGAGGTGGAAGCAAGCACCCGAGCGAATAAAATCCCCCTTTTCGCCTTTTCGCGGATCAGCAGTAATCTTTTTCCTCGATGGGGATAGCAATACTCAGCTGATCCGCCATGTTGTTCTTAGAGAACCATCATGTTTGACTTTTAGTTGACAGGCGAAcatgaaaaaaaagttaACGTTAGTTGAGTCGAGAACATGTCGTTTCGATCACCAGTCTCGGCCCAGGAAGAACGGCCAGCCCACGAATATAACCCCATCTTCCTAGTTGAATTCTTTCCTTGTTCCGCCAAATCCCAATAGCCATAGGGGGCCAAGAGTATTAAAACAATTCGCGTCGCGTCGCCCTATAAAATGAAATTATAGACAACCCACTATTTACAACTCTCTACATCTCTATTCATATGCGTCGCTTTAGTACTGAATTTCACCTAAAATATACTCCGCCATTATTTATAGCTTTAAAAAGGGGTGTCTCTATCCGAAATTGCATACGATAATCACGTTTTACGTAGCTTAATTTACTATATAAAAAAGCGCTTCTATGACTGTATAACTATTGAATCGAAGCCCTAGATTAGGCGGCTATAAAAGTTTAATAATCTTATAAGGTGCTAGTTAAATATTTTGGCTTACTCGTTAGCAACCCTATTAGAGCTATATAGCTCTAGGCGCAAATGTACCTAGAACGAATATGATAATATTAAGATCTATAATCAGACGCCTTCTATAGACTTATGGACTTCGTAAACAGAAATTAAAGAAGCGACTACTATTAGATAAGAGACTATATAAGAAAGAGTCCAGTTTTGCTATATATAGGAGGATTTTAAAGAGTAGGAAAAGTTTATCTTCTCTAATAAGTATAGCGTTTAGGAGCAACTATCTCTTAGCAAAATCGCTTTCTTGAATTATCTCACTAACCAGAGTTCCTAAGGGCTTATGCCTTAGTATAATTTCTAATTACCTTAGGCGCTTCTATCTAATACTAGTTTCGATAGGTAAAGATGGCTATAACTATAGTTCTACGCCTAGGAGTAGATTTCGTCTATCCTAACTGCGTAAAAAACCTATTAGGGGTAGTGCTAAGACCTATAGTCTAGTACCCTAAATATAGCGATAACGCTAATAAAAACATAAGTATAGACTAGATTATTAAGGGCGCTAATAAGGTACTCTAATATATCGAAAACAACGGCTAGGAAGATCCGATTATTACTAGATATATCTATACGGTTAAGGAGTATATGATCAATTTTCGCTAGCGCCCTAATAATACTAACGCCTAAGGGGGCATAACGAGGGTGATTATAGCCCTTAAGAAGATCGTATTAGATACTAAGCGCCTAAATACCTATATCGATAGGATCGAAAGATTAACGAACTTATTAATATCCGCTTTAACCTTATCGTCTATAGACCGCTAGCGCTCCTTCTAGGCGGGGGCCTAGTAATAGGACGCTACTCTTAACGCTACGCCCCCTACGTACCGTAGTAATAGTACTATATCTCTAGGTATACTAGAGATCGAACTCTAGGAGGACTATATAATCGTAGTAAAGGTAGACTACTTATACTAAGAAAAGACATATTAAATAGACTTAGCCACGATAGTCTAGAAGATAGAGCTCTTACGTAAGAAGTAGGTACGTAAAAAGACCTCCGCTACTCTTACTAGGGGGGCATATTTTATAGTAGTATAGGTACTACTATTAGGTAATATAGCGATACTAGTTAATTCGGCGTCTAGCGTAGAACTCCTCTACTACTATACTAACTAGGTAAGCTTCTTTAGATGAGAGGCTAAAGTCTAGAAACCATCGTAGGGAGTAGTCGTATATAGCCTTCCTATAAGGACTTTTAAACTTATACTAGAGTCGTATATAGGTTTAGCCTTAGAGATATAACGCTAGAACTCGTTATTATAGGGTAGTAAAGCAGAGATTTTATACCTTAACTAGCTAACCCGCCTATAGGATAACTAGTATAAGGCCTTAGTAGTAATTAAATTTAATAGTCTAGTTATAGCGAACTAGGCTATTAATATAGGACTAGTCTAAAACTATAAGATCTATACTATTGTCTACTTCTACTATAATAATAGGGTAAAGATATATTATAAGTACTAGAAAATAGGGTATATATAATTATACTATCCCTCTAAGGAGTTTACCTACGGCTACTACGCTAGACTATACCCGACCTAGGAGTATAAGTCGCTAAGTAGTATACTAATTATGACTAAGTATACTAACTATAGCGGCGGctactaactaactaaccTAGTATATCCTATAAAATAGGAAGTAAGGAAAGTAGTAGACTAGATATAGGCTTAGTATCCCCTATACTACTACGTTCCGCTATACTTCCGCTTATAAAGGTAAGAGCTAGTATAGATTCTAGTATATATAAGAAACCCTACGCTAGCTACAATAGGCACCCTAGATATATTAATCTACGCCCTAGCGTAGAGTATGCTTATCTTAATAGCTCTAATCTTAACGGCCCTAGAAGCTCCCTTCTTAATAGCTCCCTACGAGATCTAGAGGCGAAGGGGCCGCCTAAAGGGGTTAAAGAACAGATCTAAAGAGTCTATAGCTAGAGAAGACGATAACCTCCCTATATAGCTAGAGATTATAGAATTAGCTATAGCTATATTAAGACGCTTAAGGGCGTCTCGCTCTTAGTATAAGGTCGTCTAGTTAATAACTAACCTAGAACGCTTACTTTATAGTATAAATAAAAGACGCTATATAATTAAACTAGAGGATCTTATAGAGGAAGACCTAGATATAGGTCTCTAGCTAACCTAACCGCTATAACTATAATAAGACTAATAATAAGAATAGGAATAGTAAGCGCCCCCTTAACTATAGCGCTAGTAAGGGGTAATAATTTTAAGTAAGGCTAGCTACCTCCTCTACTAATTTAGGGGTAGTCCGCCGCTACGCTAATAATAATAGAAGCTTCTAAAACTTTATATTAATCCCCCCTAGCTACTAGCTCTAACCCCTATAGAAGATATATAAGCCCTAAGCTATAGTCTCAACCTTAGTATCGATATCCCCTCCTTCCTTATATTTAGTAGTTCCCCCCTATAGGTAGCGCCTAAGCTATTAAGCGAAGACCTATTAGAACTCGTTAAGGACGATTAGTTCTTTAAAGTATTAGATAGTAGCGACTACTCTAAGTAGGGGGACTATAATAACGATAGCGATattaataataataataaccTTTATAATAAATAAGTTTAAAATCCTATAGTATAATATAAATAAATCATAACTAGTTATAGCCTCGTTTCTCTAGGATAAGGAGGTATTATAGGCGAGCGTTATCGCTATCTAAGAACTATAGAAAAACATACTATCGAATACTACCTACTAGCTAGCTTTAGTATTATTCTAACTTCTTTACCTAAAAATACTAGATGATAAGCTACTAAGGGTATACTTATATATATTAAAGAAACTTAACCTATAGGAGTAGACCTACTAGCTTATAAATTGTAACTATTAGATCCTAAAGCTATAGAAAGTATACTAATAAGGGCAATAGACTAACCTCTTTATCTATAATGTCTATAATCGACTAGGGACTAGAATACCTTTTATTCTATAGTATAAGCTATAGAAAAGACTATATAGGGAATATATTATTATAGGGGATATAAACGTCTACTACCCTCTCTAAGGCGGACCTAGTACTAATATTAACTATAAGGCGGAGGATCTCTTAATTATAATAGACGAGTCTAAAATAGACCTACTTACTAAAGTAGGGAAATTCATATAGGAATACGTAGGATCGTCTTCTATTATTAACCTTACGTTCGTAAGCGAAACGCTTACTAAGTAACTAATTTAGAGTAGGAGAGTAGACGATATTAAATACTAATTAGATTACTACTTAATCTATATAACTATTAATATTAAGATACTACTGTTTAAACTACTAAAGAGAAGAAATTAGAGTATAATAGATAATAAAGTACTTATAGCATTTATTAAATAGTATCTCTAAGTTAGGGGTATATTAACTACTAGACTAATACGTATTAAGCTCGAATACTAGGCATTTACTAAGGTTATCTTAGCGGTTATCGATATATCTATACTATAGGCTAAGCCCTCTAAATAGTTAAACTCTAACTTTACTAATAAATATAGATAAGCTATTAAGACCGTCTGCTTTCTCTAGAGGAAATAGGTTAATACGTGGGATCCCTACTTCGAAGTATAGTATAAGAAGGCATATAATCTAAAGAACTAGCTAGTTAAAGGCACCCTCTTAAAGGTGTACTACCGCTAGGTATAGCGAGTAGTTAAGGATAGTCTAAAGGGCATATAGCGCCTAGTTAAGTAGGCTTATAACCGTAAGGGCTTATACGAAAAGGGAGTCATACTAGTACTTAAGACGTATAACGGCCTTATAGAAATAGTTAATACTAAAGCTATAACATTTTAGTAGGCCTTCTTTCCCTAACCTCTAGAGGCTAACCTTAGTAATATTAAGGGATTCTAGTACCCGCTAGAGCCTATCCGATTTCTAGAGATTACGAAATATAAGATATAGGAAGCTATATGGCTAGTACTAGTAGGAAAAGCCCTAGGGGAGGACGCAACCCTAAATACGTTCTAGTATAAGGTGATTAAGATACTAGTTATTCTTAATACCCTTTACTAGCTCTATAACGCGTATATACGCATAGGATATAACCCCTCCTATTTCTAACGTTTAATTATAGTAGTCCTTTAAAAAGTAGGTAACTATAACTACTAAGTAGCTAAATCCTACTAACCTATCGCCCTTTTAAATATAATCGCTAAATTTCTAGAGTTAATCGTTATAAGGCGTATTAGCTATATAGTAGAGGAGGAAGGATTACTCCTAAAAATATACCTTAGTAGCTATAGAGGGATTTCGATAGACTACGCTATTTAGATTATGATTAACTATATTAGAACTATATAGGGAAAGGGCTAAATAGTATCGCTATTAATACTTAACGTATCTAGCGTATATAACTACGTCTTATATATCTAGTTAATCTATAATCTCTAGAAGAGATAGCTAGGCTAGCTAGTACTATAGGTAAACGCTTTCCTTATAGGCTATAGTACCTATATCTATATACTAGAGGGGATCTTAGACTATATCTAAACGCCTACTAGCATCCTATAAGGATTACTACTATCGCTAATTCTCTACCTCCTCTATAATATAGACCTTATTAAAGACTACTTAAGTAGAGACGTTATAACTAACGGATAGGTAGACGGTATAAGCTTTATAGCTATTAGACGAATAGAGGCATAGAATATTATAAAGCTATAGTAGGCATATAGAAAGTTAATCTAGTAGGCGAAACGCTATACCTCCGTCTTTAACCCTAATAAGTATAGCCTCATCTATTTTATTCCCTTAGGCGTTAAACTATAGTAATTAGAGATAGTTATAGAAGGCGTTAATAGCCTTAATACGATAATCTAGCTAATAGAGATAGCTAAGCGATACCTTAGCTTCTAGCTTAATTCTAAACTTACCTTTAAATACTACTACGAAAAAGCTCTAATTAAAAGGAATATATTACTCTAAGCGCTCTAGGCTCTTATAGGATTAACGTAGGGAGCGGCATTATCTATAATATAACGAATCTATTAAGTAGTAATTATTCTATAGATCCTATATAGCGTTACGGCATAGTATACCCCTCTTATAGGTAAGGGGGCTATAAAAGCGATTAGTAGGCGCTTCTCTTCGCTCTAGAAACGAGCGGCCTACCTAATTAGAGGATTATTTAAAACTAGCTTAGCTAAGGTACTAAACGTAGAACTATTCCTTCCCCTAATTACTATCTAGATAAACTAGATCGCCTAAGAGATAGTATTATAACTACGAACTAGACTAGCATATATAATCCTAAAGGTAATATTATAATAACGGCTAGATTAGTAATAGAAACGGGGCGGATAGATACTAATAGAGGTATAAGCCTAGTAGAAGGGCGGAAGTCTTATAGCTCCCCCTAAAGCTATAATAGGCGAGTAGGAGAGCTAGAAGGCGTTCGTTTAGGCACTATAGTAAGTACTACTAGAGGTATTTATTAACGAAAGTAAGGTTATAGCCTAGAAGCATTTAGAGATCTCTATAAGGGATAACCTACCTCTAATCATCTATATAGATAGTAGTAGTATTAAGGGAAAAGTAGGAGTAGTAGCTCTTATAATCTCTATAGGGGAGAATCGCCTCTACTAGATAGGTACTAACGATACCTTAATAGTATACTCTATAGAGCTTCGTACGCTCGAAATAGCGCTAGAGCTCGCTATAGGGAATAACTATATATAAGGGATAGTCATCTTTTCTAATAGCTAAGCGGCGCTTATAGTACTTCGCTAGCCGTAAATACTATTAGGATAGGTATACCTCTCTAGATATATTACCCTCTTTTAAGAGCTAGCTAAGTAGGGTAACTATATTAAGTTTCGCTAGATTCTAGTATATAAGGGCATCGTTAGGAACGAGCTAGTCAATAGATACGCGAAGGACATAGCTAAATGCGATACCCCTACTCCATACGACCGCTATATCTAGCTTATATTAGCTATAAAACGTAATATCTATATAGTAGCTAAACTAGCGTAGGAGATAGCGTAGGTAAGGGAAAAGAGTAGTAAGGCTATAAAATGGCTACTCCTAGTCCTAACGAAGAAGGTACTTAAGTTCTAGTAGGGCTAAAGGAAGGCCTTAGCTTTAATTATAATATAAATCTAGCTTAACATTATTAGTATAAACCGCTACCTTTAGAGGATTAATAGGGCGGACTTACTAGAGTATACGTGCGATCTAGGCTAGTAGATACTAAAATACGTCCTACTAGAATACCCCCTATTTAAAGACGGACGTTAGGAGATGCGATACGCCCTCTTAGAATTAGGCGTATTACTATCTCTTTCCTTTACTAAGCTCATCTAATAAAGGGCGGCTATACTAGTAATCATATTATTTATAATTAAAATAGAGCTACTTAGATAGTTCTACTTAATAGACCTAGAAGCAACTAGGATAGAAGAACTAAGTATAAAACTAGAAAAATGACTAATAAGGATAGTATAGTAGTAGAAGATGAAATACAGATAAGATAGGCGCGTAGGGCTAGGTCCCCTATACCCCCTTAAGAGATAACGACGAGTTCGTAAGCGGTAGGGCCAATAGTAGGAGTAGGCTTATATTAGGGGAAGTTCTATATAGAGAAGAAGCGAGGTAGGGCGAACTTAGTGACTTAAGGACTTAGTGATTTAGGGAAGCCACGCGTATACGACCGGCGAGCTTAGTGACATAAGACCTTAGTAACACGGGGAAGCTAGAGAGGGGACGGTACTAAGGGAGGCCGGAGTAGCGGGCGTAGCTAGCGCAAGGGATCTCGAGGGAGTTTAGCATAGTGATAGTGCAACACTAATGATACGGGCCGATAGGACTAATAATGCGGGATTAGGATTAGGACGCGACCATACTAACGGGGCGGAGATCCGACTTTCCTTACCGTTTTTCCTTTGTTATATGACCTTTACCCACACGGGTTTTCTCATTTTGTTTTGCTTACATTCATTCTATGGGTGGCCTACATCATAGAGAGCCCGCTAGGCTCTCCGTGTATAGACACGCCTaggtgctgcgcaccattcTCGCTGTCGGGTAGGCCTGATTGCACTCCCGCATAGCAGCTATATATAAGGCAAGCTAGATCGGGCAAATGAacactactactactactactaagTATAGCGTTTAATACGGATCGAATTCTCTAATTCAATTTGTTGTCTTCTAATTCCAAAACGAGGCCTTTTATTAGAGTTTGTGAATTTAATAAGCCATAGGCAATGTATTTCGTAAATCATTTAGGGTAGACTTTAGATTAGTGGCTAGTTAAAGTTAATGATTATAGGGCGTGATAATAAAGCGCCTTAGAACGGATATTCTTCGAAGTCTTATATAGACGCTCTTAGAGATGGCCTAATCAAAGTTTATACGCCTAATTCTATTTACCATAAGATAATACGCGGAATCATTGATTAGAGCATACGAAAGAGTGGTTTAAAACTCATAGTATTCATAATTAAATAGCCTCTATATTCGCCTAATTTAAACCTAATTAAAGCCGTATTGGCACTACAAAAGCGTTAATTACTTAAGCAATACCTAAGACTAGCTAATATTAGACGTCATGAAATTGATTAGGAAGGGTTTCGGAATACGTTAGTTGATTTATAGGGCCAAATAGATCAGGACTCTATAGACCGTCTTAAACGATCTATGCCTCGTAGAATCGCAGCTATAAGAGCTGCGTAGGGCTACTACACGCGATATTAAGATTTTGTAATTATTTCATTGTTATGGCTATTTTTGTTAGTCCactattaatagtagaaGAGATGTATGTTTTTCAAAAACAATATAAATGATTGAATAAGAGGGCGCGAACAGGATTCGCTGTGTAAAAAGATTTCACATACACTGATTCGTTATCAGAGATACTTCTCAGCACCGGCCTAAATACCAATTCATTTCTGGGGTACAGTAATCTTCAGGTCGTCCATGTAGTATGCCAAGTCGCCCGCTCCGTGCTTATCATGAACACTTTCTCCATTTCCAAGGAAACGGAATCGGTTCTTGGAGCGATACTCGATATTGAAATGCTCACCACCAATGTTGTCAAGACAATCTTTGTAGTGTAGGATGGAGCCCGGATACACGCCAGTGACATGCCCAGATCCCTTGCCGTTTTTATACCAGCTTCGACAACCGTCAGACCACACCATGCGCTTAAGGAACTCCTGAGCATAGCTATTGTAGTCATCTACAGCTTCACGCTTGACATCGATTGATCTATCATATTTTGATAAGTTATCATGTCACCACATTCAACAGAAACCAACCGCGCACTTACTTGATATCCTCGGTAGCAATCTTTTTGGCCCATCTCAAGATGTAGTTGCAGGTCCATGAGATCTCTGTCAGGACTGAACCATGGGAAATTGGACAGTTGGGCCCGTTGAAGATGAAGTAATTGGGCATAGTATCCACCTGGACGGTAAAGAAAGCTTCTGGGTTTGTCTTCCAGCGCTCATCCAGGACTGCGCCATTGCGACCGACCAATTTCCAAGACGGAATGAACGTCGTATCAAATCCGGTAGCACACACAATCATGTCAAACTGTTGCTCGTTACCATCTTTGGTCTTTATTCCATGCTCTGTGATTCGTTCAATAGGTTCAAAAGCCAAGACAGCGTTTGAGTTGGCGAAGGCCTCCAAATATCCATCTCCTGGAGTGAGACGACGACACCCAGGGTTGAAATCAAGAGAAAGCATTTTAGATACCACCTCAGAATTGCTAATTCCTTTCATGCGCTCCGCCATCTGTTGCTTGCAAGCCGCTGTCAATCCTAGCTGAAACGGGTGGTCCTTGTACATGCCGTAAAAAAATCCGTTTACGCTAAAAAGTCCACAAAGTTAATATTGAGAGTATAGAGCAGATTTTGGGCTCCATCACTTGCCTGGCCTCCAGTTCCCGTCGGTACTTGAAGTGAGCTTCAGAATCGTCGGCGAATTCCTGTTTCTGTTCCTCCGTGTACTTAAAATTGCTCCCATCGTGGGTCTTCTCGGCGCAAAAGTTGACTGATACCCAGGTTGGATTGCGAACAAAATTAACAAGCTGCTTGACCTTGGGCTGCATGGCCGCTACACACTGAATACCCGAGGAGCCATTTCCGATCACCGCAACGCGTTTGCTGGCCCAGTCATAGCCATGGTCCCTGCAACAAAAGTCATTATACTGTAAAGTATATTGGTGCCTCTTATATATCTTACCATTTTGAAGTGTGTACCAGCTTTCCTTTGAAATTCCACAGCCCGTCAATAACCGGCCAATTGGTCTTGCTATGTTTCGAGTGTAGTCAGCATCTTTATCAGTGTTACATTGCAGGAGAATCTTCCTACCTAAGAAACCCGGTAGCGTTCACCAAGATATCGGCTTCATCATTTTTGAGCGTTCCAGCTTGATCAATTTGGATTTTCCATTTTCCTAGCTCATCATCCCAGATTGTCTCTCTGACATGTGAATTGAATTGTATGTCCTTGTCAAGATTCCACTTCGTCACTGTGTGCTGGATGTACTGGTGAATCTCTGACCCGGAGGCGTAAAAGTGCGACCAGTTAGGATTGGGTTCGAACAGGAACGTATACGCATCTATATCAAAGTCAGGTAAAATTAAGGTAACTGAGTAAGATGTTCGCACGAGCGGGGATGTCACTGCATTCACGTCTTAGTGCACTAATAGCTGAGCAGAGGCAGTGTGACTTACCAGGCCACTCCAGGGTACGTGTTCTCGAACCAAGTCCCGCCTACCTGGGTGTTTTTTTCATATATTACCAGCTCAATCACATCATTGAGCTTTAGCTCATGGTCAATCTTGTGTGCTAACGTCAAGCCAGAATAACCGGCTCCAATGCAGATCACCCGGAGCTTACGTCGTGCGTAGACGGGATGATCCGCGCAAGGGACCCAATTCTCTGGTGTCTCACCATTAGCCACTCGGTTGGCTGGGGTCTCTGTGGCGGAATGGCCGGTTTGCAATCCGTTGGAAGTCATTTCTGAGAGGAAATTTTTGAAAATAAGGGATGATACCAAGGGTAAGTAAACGAAACGGGGATTGAGCTGGGGTTAAAAAGAAGGACCGGAAGCCCCCTTTAATAGGCACTGTGCTAGTCAATAACTTCGCCACCCCTACTAATTTAGTT is part of the Penicillium psychrofluorescens genome assembly, chromosome: 4 genome and encodes:
- a CDS encoding uncharacterized protein (ID:PFLUO_005814-T1.cds;~source:funannotate) codes for the protein MTSNGLQTGHSATETPANRVANGETPENWVPCADHPVYARRKLRVICIGAGYSGLTLAHKIDHELKLNDVIELVIYEKNTQVGGTWFENTYPGVACDIPAHAYTFLFEPNPNWSHFYASGSEIHQYIQHTVTKWNLDKDIQFNSHVRETIWDDELGKWKIQIDQAGTLKNDEADILVNATGFLSKTNWPVIDGLWNFKGKLVHTSKWDHGYDWASKRVAVIGNGSSGIQCVAAMQPKVKQLVNFVRNPTWVSVNFCAEKTHDGSNFKYTEEQKQEFADDSEAHFKYRRELEARQVMEPKICSILSILTFVNGFFYGMYKDHPFQLGLTAACKQQMAERMKGISNSEVVSKMLSLDFNPGCRRLTPGDGYLEAFANSNAVLAFEPIERITEHGIKTKDGNEQQFDMIVCATGFDTTFIPSWKLVGRNGAVLDERWKTNPEAFFTVQVDTMPNYFIFNGPNCPISHGSVLTEISWTCNYILRWAKKIATEDIKSIDVKREAVDDYNSYAQEFLKRMVWSDGCRSWYKNGKGSGHVTGVYPGSILHYKDCLDNIGGEHFNIEYRSKNRFRFLGNGESVHDKHGAGDLAYYMDDLKITVPQK